The Malus domestica chromosome 10, GDT2T_hap1 genome contains a region encoding:
- the LOC139188516 gene encoding uncharacterized protein has protein sequence MANLAKLDFVALDITGKNYLTWVVDVKIHLEAGNLGETINDEKSASSQDRAKAIIFIRHHLDEGLKSEYLTVEDLLALWKLISVLLVAKQNNELLLKNHQSQPTGSAPFPEVNAASLEVNATSSGGNIHK, from the exons atggcaaacttggcaaagcttgattttgttgcctTGGACATTACTGGGAAAAACTACCTTACCTGGGTAGTGGATGTCAAGATCCATTTGGAGGCAGGGAATCTTGGAGAAACAATCAATGATGAGAAAAGTGCATCTTCTCAAGATCGGGCGAAGGCCATTATCTTTATCCGTCACCACCTTGATGAAGGACTAAAGAGCGAGTACCTAACAGTTGAAGATCTGTTAGCTCTCTGGAAG ctgatatctgtgctcTTGGTTGCTAAACAAAACAATGAGCTCCTGCTGAAAAATCATCAGTCTCAACCTACTGGATCTGCaccattcccagaagtgaatgctgCTTCCCTCGAAGTGAACGCCACATCTTCTGGTGGCAATATTCATAAATGA